The following DNA comes from Uloborus diversus isolate 005 unplaced genomic scaffold, Udiv.v.3.1 scaffold_1218, whole genome shotgun sequence.
CTTCTTCAACAAACtgattaaataaaattgatttcagaaCTCCAGATCGAAAAACAGCAAAGGATACATACTCAGTGCTTTGACACTGTAAGTATtgtaaaaaattatctttctggTGCAGTGGTAAATccataattaatttaactaataagtCGGTGTATATATCACCAGTTAAGCCATCTTCTTCACTATATTGACTAATTGTAGCGTAAGCTTTTAACAATCGTTCTTCGATAGCAGGATGATAAATTGTCATATTTTGAAGCAGATGAACAGCTTTGGCCACCAGGTTTGTTTCACATTCCATTTGGAAATGAGAGGCGAGAAATTTAATCGGATCTTTGGGTTTGACATCAAGTAAAGCTAAAATTGCATGTTGTAAAGCAGCGTCTAAAGTCTCGTCTTCCATTTCAAGAAATTAACAGGGTAAATGAATGCACTGTCTACTAaactttattattcattttaaaacacaaaaagctCGAATTCTTGTTTGTTTGCTTGTCCCATCTTCGACATTTCACAGTATGTATATTTGTTTCAGTAGCAGAAGAGTGGGAAACGAAAACCGAAATGCATACGTTGCCAACGCTAAAACAAAATGATCGCGAACGCGATTAAATACTCATTTTAGCTTCCAGGAAAATTACGCGTACTGATTGGTCTTAAAAGTCACGTGATCAGTGCATCTCATGTTCGATCGTTAGGCAGATTTCTTCCCAAACGGGCCGCCTAATAACCCATCCCACTTCAGAATCCTGCGAGAGCTTCCCGATTAGTTCATTTTTATCACGTGGTTAATCACTTTGGCGGAAAACAATGCGCAAAGATAAATTTATTACAACGACGAATccagagaaaatttttaaacccGAAAAACTCGCCGGAATAAGCATTATTGCCATGGATTGGCGCATAGCTCTATTTTACGGCAACTATTTCAACCAATAAAAATCGTCTCGTGGAGCTCACTGGATCCTTCGGTGCGCTAGTCTCAATTTCAGTTTTATAAAATGAAGATTTGCGGATCCCAAAAGTTATAGCAATTGAAAGAGGGACGGGGGAAGAAATACCAGCAGAACGGTGCAGCACTCAGTATGCCTTTGTATTTTGCAAATCCAATTTCaggatgtaaaatatttttgcgaggTGTATTATTAACGTTATTTGCAACCAATTATCATGGACAGATTTAGGGGGGgggcagtgtttttttttttgaacaatattcCAAATGTCATAGTATTAATCTAGTAATCAGGGTCGGATATAGCGTAAACGTAGTCCTAACAATTTTTCTGTCGGCGAcgaaaaagtcaatttttcaaaccccccccccccgcccctgttATGTTTTCCCTGCAATAGatataaggcatttttttttacttttttagtaaGCAAGGAAACGCTACATATTTTCTGCCCTAGTTTTTTGTGAACCAAAGAAGAAAAAGAACGTTTTACACAAATTTATTTCTCtactattggcaattttaatgtgattcaatggtttactctctaaatatcgccaatagcagccgaattaaaaccagattttaaaaaattataataaaaacctTCCAAATTTGTCGCTGatttggcgacaaagcttggcgaccaaaagcctggcaatatatcaccatttatcagccaaattataataccacttgtgtttgcttcgaaattaacaatgattccccccccccccaaaaggagtAAAAGACTCCTTTTGaatcatccgaatgcaaccaaaaggggaggtgcacaactagaccccattaagagtctacataccaaatttcaactttctacaacataccgtttttgagttatgcgatatacatactcacatacatacgtacattcggacgtcacgagaaaactcgttgttattcactcggggatcgtcaaaatggatattttgggcctCCATACGTTCTaaaggtatatatgcacgtgtgatcgaaagaaaaaaactcattattcattctggggtgagcaaaatggaaatacaGGCCGATTTCtaagtgaacattttttcatgaattcaatacttcctttactatgtaaaaggaagtaaaaaaagagaaaaaaaaaatgattttttttgttttaagatttaggAAAAAGAGTGCGTGGTGATGTCCTCGCAaaattatagggggggggggggcactgctTTCTGGTGcctcccataaatccgcccatgcaaaTTGTAAATAAACTCATAAGCTGTAACACTGCGATCTGTAAGGGAAGATGGGAATAACTTTTACCAAACCTATTTCATAtttgcttaaaatatatttaaagttcaGCTTTCTCTTCGTTCATCTCAGCATTTATGACAATAATGATAATAGCTAATTTTATGCACCGATGGGAAAACTGAAAGTCAGTATAGATTCTGAACTTCagggcggatttacttcaaacaaattttgtttgaaatggaTCTTGACTTTCCGTCTTCTATGATCAtctgaaattttggaccctaaactttaatggcgcctatttcctttggaagacgtttgggaccgttatttttggttttagctTGTTTGTTTTGTGATatatgtactatcaccccttaaagttttgcccaagggTTCAGAaaggtgatccaaaagtcagggcttactttaaaaatgagtaattcgaaaccgaaaaaaaagataaaagatgCGGTTTACATTGAACGAATCGAAAAGAAGCCGGGT
Coding sequences within:
- the LOC129232505 gene encoding tubulin polyglutamylase complex subunit 1-like, with protein sequence MEDETLDAALQHAILALLDVKPKDPIKFLASHFQMECETNLVAKAVHLLQNMTIYHPAIEERLLKAYATISQYSEEDGLTGDIYTDLLVKLIMDLPLHQKDNFLQYLQCQSTEYVSFAVFRSGVLKSILFNQFVEEVKVLFSKLCTENHDSAPTFLCKKALRKISKCLSEASKRQVMGTDLPCTLGISDWGSPIRKTMQRNLPASDYVKLATFLSEAVEIFLREIPKK